The Deltaproteobacteria bacterium DNA segment GCCACGCCCCAATGACGAGCTTGGAATCTTTAATTGGCAGACTTACATTCGAACCCACCAGAGCTGCCCGCAAGTGAGCAAAATCGTGGCCACTCCCCGACCGTCGGGAGGGCCGAGCAGGTTTTTTCTCAGGCTCGGGCACCAAACGCACCAACAGATCCTTAAACTGTTCCATTAACTTTGCATCATTTTCCAACAAGGCCACTCCAGCACTCCCATTCGTCACGAGCACGGTCAAGAGCCCATTTTTGGCCCCAGAATCTCGAATCGCCCGCTTGGCCTCATGAGTTGCAATGAGTAAATCAACCCCCGCCGTGGAATTAAGGTAATAATTTTGCAGGAAATTCACCGCCGTATAATAACTTAAGCGTGTTGTTTGAGGCAAGTAATATGGCCTAAAACATGATGCGTTGCGTTATTATTGAAAGACGTTTTATGATCAAAGGCTTTAAATTTTAAGGAGAATTCGCAATTTCACGATTGACTCTTCCCGATAATAAATCT contains these protein-coding regions:
- a CDS encoding YjbQ family protein, coding for MNFLQNYYLNSTAGVDLLIATHEAKRAIRDSGAKNGLLTVLVTNGSAGVALLENDAKLMEQFKDLLVRLVPEPEKKPARPSRRSGSGHDFAHLRAALVGSNVSLPIKDSKLVIGAWLDVVVLDFDDKIGRREITIQITGE